Genomic DNA from Methanothermobacter thermautotrophicus:
GATAAGGGCCATAGAGAATATAGACCGCCTGGTCCTCGGCAGGATACTTGATGCCCTCTCAGACCATGAGCACAGGATAGCCGTCCTCCCGGATCACCCCACACCCGTTGAGATCAGGACACATGTACCCGACCCGGTACCCTGCATCCTTGCAGGTGACGGCGTGGATGTCGATGGGGTGAGATCATACGATGAATTCACCGTCCGGGAGGGATCACTGGGGACATGGGAGGCCCACAGGCTCATTGAAACCATGGTGGATCCGGCGGCCCGGTTAAGGCAATGAGTTTTTAACATCCTACTCACATATATTGACCCATCAAACTAATCTGAGGAGTTGGTTCATCTGGCCAAGTACATCGTTGTAACGGGAGGAGTTGTAAGCTCTATTGGAAAGGGAATAACAGCAGCATCAATAGGCAGGATACTCAGATCATATGGATTATCTGTGACAGCCATAAAGATAGACCCCTACCTTAACTGGGACTCAGGGACCCTCAACCCCTACCAGCACGGTGAGGTATTTGTAACCGATGATGGGATGGAAACAGACCTTGACCTGGGCCACTATGAAAGGTTCCTGGACTCTGATCTTCCTGGTGAGGCCAACATAACAACCGGGAAGGTCTACATGTCCGTCATAGAGAAGGAGAGGTCAGGAGAATACCTGGGCTCATGTGTACAGATAATACCCCACATAACCGATGAGATAAAATCAATGATAAGGAGGATCGCTGATAGAAGCAGAGCCGACGTGGTCCTGGTGGAGGTTGGGGGGACCGTTGGTGACATAGAGGGCCAGCCCTTCCTGGAGGCCCTCAGGCAGCTGAGGAACGAGGAGGGGCATGAGAATGTCATGTTCGTCCATGTGACCTACGTCCCATATCTGAGGGCTGCCGGCGAATTTAAGACCAAGCCGACACAGCACAGTACAAAGGAGCTCAGGAGTACAGGTATAAACCCTGATATGATCATCTGCCGGAGCGAGATGCCCATAGACTCCTCACTCAAAAAGAAGATAGCACACTTCTGTGACGTTGAGGAGGAGGCCGTTGTCAACGCCCCCGATGCATCATCAATCTATGAGGTTCCACTGGTCCTCGACAGTGAGAATGTCGGGGAGTACATAGTGCGCAGGATAGAGCTTGATGTGGATGGCGGGGCAGACCTCAGTGAATGGGCAGGGATAGTTGAGTCCCTCATGGTGGAGGAGCCTGTGGTTACCGTTGGAATAGTCGGCAAGTACGTGGAGCTTGAGGATTCATACATAAGTATAAGGGAGGCCCTCAAACATGCAGCGGCACACCTACGGGTAAGGGTTGATATTGAGTGGATAAGTGCCGATGATGCAGTAAATGAGGAGGACCTTTCTCGTCTTGACTCCATACTCATCCCCGGTGGATTTGGTGAGAGGGGAATTGCAGGAAAACTTGAGGCCGTCAGGTTCGCCCTTGAGAACAGGGTGCCGGTCTTCGGCATATGCCTGGGCATGCAGTGCATGGTCATAGAGTTCGCAAGGATGAAGGGCATGGAGGGGGCCAACAGCACAGAGTTCGACCCGGAAACCCCATACCCCGTCATAGACATGATGGAGGAGCAGAAGAGGATAAAGAACATGGGGGGCACCATGCGCCTCGGCTCCTACCAGTGCAGGATAATGAAGGGTACACTGGCACATGAGGCCTACGGCACCGAACTCGTAAGTGAGAGGCACAGGCACAGGTTCGAACTCAACAACGAGTTCAGGGGGGAACTCGAGGAGAAGGGCCTTATCATATCAGGGACATCCCCGGACAACTTCCTCGTGGAGATGGTTGAGATCGAGGACCACCCATGGTTCCTGGGATGCCAGTTCCACCCAGAGTTCAGGTCAAGGCCAAACAGGGCCCATCCACTCTTTGTATCATTCCTCAGGGCAGCCCTTGAGGGGAGCCGTTAATATCCACTGAACATTTTTTATTGAAATAGTTGCGCGGGAATATTAAAGCCGCCAAAACTTTTTTTTCAGGCACATTGAAGTTCTCTACTTCTCCCTGACCCTCCTTGGCTCCCATACAGTTACATC
This window encodes:
- the pyrG gene encoding glutamine hydrolyzing CTP synthase encodes the protein MVHLAKYIVVTGGVVSSIGKGITAASIGRILRSYGLSVTAIKIDPYLNWDSGTLNPYQHGEVFVTDDGMETDLDLGHYERFLDSDLPGEANITTGKVYMSVIEKERSGEYLGSCVQIIPHITDEIKSMIRRIADRSRADVVLVEVGGTVGDIEGQPFLEALRQLRNEEGHENVMFVHVTYVPYLRAAGEFKTKPTQHSTKELRSTGINPDMIICRSEMPIDSSLKKKIAHFCDVEEEAVVNAPDASSIYEVPLVLDSENVGEYIVRRIELDVDGGADLSEWAGIVESLMVEEPVVTVGIVGKYVELEDSYISIREALKHAAAHLRVRVDIEWISADDAVNEEDLSRLDSILIPGGFGERGIAGKLEAVRFALENRVPVFGICLGMQCMVIEFARMKGMEGANSTEFDPETPYPVIDMMEEQKRIKNMGGTMRLGSYQCRIMKGTLAHEAYGTELVSERHRHRFELNNEFRGELEEKGLIISGTSPDNFLVEMVEIEDHPWFLGCQFHPEFRSRPNRAHPLFVSFLRAALEGSR